In Saccharolobus solfataricus, a genomic segment contains:
- a CDS encoding DNA topoisomerase VI subunit B, translating to MSAKEKFASLSPAEFFKRNPELAGFPNPARALYQTVRELIENSLDATDVHGILPNIKITIDLIDESRQIYKVNVVDNGIGIPPQEVPNAFGRVLYSSKYVNRQTRGMYGLGVKAAVLYSQMHQDKPIEIETSPVNSKRLYTFKLKIDINKNEPIIVERGSVENNTGFHGTSVAISIPGDWPKAKSRIYEYIKRTYIITPYAEFIFKDPEGNVTYYPRLTNKIPKPPQEVKPHPYGVDREEIKIMINNLKRDYTIKEFLMSEFQSIGDTTADKILELVGLRPNKKVKNLTEEEITRLVETFKKYEDFRSPSADSLSVIGEDLIELGLKKIFNPDFTASITRKPKAYQGHPFIVEAGIAFGGSIPVGEEPIVLRYANKIPLIYDEKSDVIWKVVEELDWKRYGIESDQYQMVVMVHLCSTKIPYKSAGKESIAEVEDIEKEIKNALMEVARKLKLYLSEKRKEQEAKKKLLAYLKYVPEVSRSLAIFLASGNKELVPKYQGEIVEGLFKLISKKLDLINIEEYRKVYKVDSE from the coding sequence GGGCTCTTTATCAAACTGTTAGAGAATTAATAGAAAACTCGTTGGACGCAACTGATGTTCATGGGATACTGCCTAATATTAAGATTACGATTGACTTAATTGATGAATCTAGGCAAATATATAAAGTTAATGTAGTTGATAATGGAATAGGCATCCCCCCACAAGAGGTTCCCAATGCGTTTGGTAGAGTATTATACAGTTCAAAATACGTGAATAGGCAAACTAGGGGTATGTATGGTCTGGGTGTAAAAGCTGCTGTTCTCTATAGTCAAATGCATCAAGATAAGCCTATAGAAATAGAGACTTCACCAGTAAATTCTAAAAGATTATATACTTTTAAATTGAAAATTGATATAAATAAGAACGAGCCAATAATTGTAGAAAGGGGATCTGTTGAAAACAATACAGGTTTTCATGGGACGTCAGTAGCAATATCTATACCGGGGGACTGGCCCAAAGCTAAATCAAGAATTTATGAATATATCAAAAGGACTTACATTATTACCCCATATGCAGAATTTATCTTTAAGGACCCTGAAGGAAATGTAACATATTATCCGAGACTAACAAATAAGATTCCTAAGCCACCACAAGAGGTTAAGCCTCATCCTTATGGAGTAGATAGAGAAGAAATCAAAATAATGATAAATAATCTAAAGAGAGATTATACTATAAAGGAATTTTTAATGAGTGAATTCCAAAGTATAGGAGATACTACTGCAGATAAGATTTTAGAATTAGTTGGATTAAGGCCCAATAAGAAGGTTAAGAATTTAACAGAAGAGGAAATCACTAGGCTAGTTGAGACTTTTAAGAAATATGAGGATTTTAGATCTCCTTCAGCAGACTCACTTTCTGTAATAGGGGAAGATTTGATTGAATTAGGTTTAAAAAAGATCTTTAATCCGGATTTTACAGCATCCATAACCAGGAAACCTAAGGCTTATCAAGGACACCCATTTATAGTGGAAGCCGGTATCGCATTCGGTGGTAGCATACCCGTTGGGGAAGAGCCCATAGTTTTAAGATACGCTAATAAGATTCCGTTAATTTATGACGAGAAATCGGATGTCATATGGAAGGTTGTTGAAGAGTTAGATTGGAAAAGGTATGGTATTGAGTCAGATCAGTATCAAATGGTAGTGATGGTTCATCTGTGCAGTACTAAGATACCTTATAAGAGTGCTGGTAAGGAAAGCATCGCTGAAGTAGAAGATATAGAGAAGGAAATAAAGAACGCGCTGATGGAGGTTGCAAGAAAACTGAAATTGTATTTAAGTGAGAAGAGAAAGGAGCAAGAGGCTAAGAAGAAATTACTCGCATATTTAAAATATGTACCAGAAGTCAGTAGGTCTTTGGCAATCTTTTTAGCATCGGGTAATAAAGAGTTAGTGCCAAAATATCAAGGTGAGATTGTGGAAGGTTTATTTAAACTTATTTCTAAGAAATTAGATTTGATTAATATTGAAGAGTATAGAAAGGTATATAAGGTGGATAGTGAATGA
- a CDS encoding DNA topoisomerase IV subunit A — MSSEFISKVDKEARRKAASILRDKFLNLVEQLKKGEPLVMEIPMRTLSNAIYDEKRKLLLLGEKKLKRNFLDMNEAKRFMQTVLMASIIYDALVSDEYPTIRDLYYRGKHSLLLKSIDGNKIVSEENTWDEQKESDSVIVDIEVFTSLLREEMLILSKEKGKVVGNLRIRSGNDTIDLSKTGHGAYAIEPTPDLIDFIDVDAEFVLVVEKDAVFQQLHRAGFWKQYKSILITSAGQPDRATRRFVRRLNEELKLPVYILTDADPYGWYIFSVFRIGSISLSYESERLATPDAKFLGVSMSDIFGNSRKKPYLSEAERKNYIIKAKEADIKRAEEIKNYEWFKTKAWEEEINTFLHRKAKLEIEAMASKGLKFLAFQYIPEKITNKDYIA, encoded by the coding sequence ATGAGTTCTGAATTTATATCAAAGGTTGATAAAGAAGCGAGAAGGAAAGCTGCTAGTATATTGCGCGATAAGTTCCTTAATTTAGTTGAACAACTTAAGAAAGGCGAACCATTAGTAATGGAAATCCCAATGAGAACTTTATCTAATGCGATCTATGATGAAAAGAGAAAGCTACTACTCTTGGGAGAAAAGAAACTTAAAAGGAATTTTCTAGATATGAACGAAGCAAAACGATTTATGCAGACCGTATTGATGGCATCAATAATTTATGACGCGCTAGTTAGCGATGAGTACCCAACTATACGTGATCTTTACTACAGAGGAAAGCACTCACTTTTGTTAAAGTCAATTGATGGCAATAAGATAGTGTCTGAAGAGAATACATGGGATGAACAAAAGGAGTCAGATAGTGTTATAGTTGATATCGAAGTATTTACGTCTCTCCTTAGAGAAGAAATGCTGATTCTCAGTAAGGAAAAGGGTAAAGTAGTAGGTAATTTAAGGATAAGGAGCGGAAATGATACAATAGATCTGAGTAAAACTGGTCATGGAGCCTACGCGATTGAACCTACTCCCGATTTGATAGATTTCATTGATGTTGATGCAGAATTTGTACTAGTAGTGGAGAAAGATGCAGTATTCCAACAGTTGCATAGAGCTGGTTTTTGGAAACAGTATAAGTCCATTTTAATAACTAGTGCGGGTCAACCAGATAGGGCAACTAGGAGATTTGTCAGAAGACTTAATGAGGAGCTAAAATTGCCAGTTTATATCTTAACTGATGCTGATCCCTATGGATGGTATATATTCAGCGTATTCAGAATAGGCTCAATATCTTTATCTTACGAGAGTGAGAGGCTAGCTACTCCAGACGCCAAATTTTTGGGCGTATCAATGAGTGATATCTTCGGTAATTCCAGAAAGAAACCCTATTTAAGTGAAGCCGAGAGAAAGAATTATATAATTAAGGCCAAAGAGGCAGATATAAAGAGAGCTGAGGAAATTAAAAACTATGAGTGGTTTAAGACTAAAGCATGGGAAGAAGAGATAAACACTTTCCTACATAGGAAAGCTAAATTGGAAATAGAAGCTATGGCAAGCAAGGGTCTTAAGTTTCTCGCTTTCCAGTACATTCCAGAGAAGATAACTAATAAGGATTACATTGCCTAA
- a CDS encoding translation initiation factor IF-5A, translating into MSITYTTVGELKVGSYVVIDGEPCRVVEVTKAKTGKHGSAKANVVAIGVFSGAKKTLMAPVDQQVEVPIIEKHIGQIIADMGNKIQVMDLESYETFEIEKPTEDELASKIKPNAELEYWEIMGRRKIVRVK; encoded by the coding sequence ATGAGCATAACGTACACGACCGTCGGTGAGCTCAAGGTAGGTAGTTATGTAGTAATAGATGGAGAGCCTTGTAGGGTTGTAGAAGTAACTAAGGCTAAAACAGGTAAGCATGGAAGTGCAAAAGCTAACGTGGTAGCTATTGGGGTTTTTAGTGGAGCAAAAAAGACACTAATGGCTCCAGTAGATCAGCAAGTTGAAGTTCCTATTATAGAAAAGCATATCGGTCAAATAATTGCAGATATGGGTAATAAAATACAAGTAATGGATTTAGAAAGTTATGAGACCTTCGAGATCGAGAAACCAACAGAAGATGAGCTAGCCTCCAAGATAAAACCTAATGCGGAATTAGAGTACTGGGAAATAATGGGAAGGAGAAAAATAGTTAGGGTTAAGTAA
- a CDS encoding signal recognition particle protein Srp54: MLENIRDAVRKFLTGSTPYEKAVDEFIKDLQKSLISSDVNVKLVFSLTAKIKERLNKEKPPSVLERKEWFISIVYDELSKLFGGDKEPNVNPTKLPFIIMLVGVQGSGKTTTAGKLAYFYKKRGYKVGLVAADVYRPAAYDQLLQLGNQIGVQVYGEPNNQNPIEIAKKGVDIFVKNKMDIIIVDTAGRHGYGEETKLLEEMKEMYDVLKPDDVILVIDASIGQKAYDLASRFHQASPIGSVIITKMDGTAKGGGALSAVVATGATIKFIGTGEKIDELETFNAKRFVSRILGMGDIESILEKVKGLEEYDKIQKKMEDVMEGKGKLTLRDVYAQIIALRKMGPLSKVLQHIPGLGIMLPTPSEDQLKIGEEKIRRWLAALNSMTYKELENPNIIDKSRMRRIAEGSGLEVEEVRELLEWYNNMNRLLKMVKRRRGNIDKLFGGKIG; this comes from the coding sequence ATGTTAGAAAATATAAGAGATGCAGTAAGGAAGTTTCTTACAGGATCTACACCCTACGAGAAAGCAGTAGATGAGTTTATAAAAGATCTTCAGAAGTCTCTTATTTCATCCGATGTGAATGTAAAGCTGGTTTTTTCCTTAACAGCAAAGATTAAAGAAAGGCTAAATAAGGAAAAACCCCCATCTGTGCTAGAAAGGAAAGAATGGTTCATTTCTATAGTTTATGATGAGCTTTCTAAATTATTTGGTGGAGATAAGGAGCCTAATGTTAATCCCACCAAGCTACCTTTTATAATAATGCTAGTTGGTGTTCAGGGAAGCGGTAAAACGACCACTGCCGGAAAATTAGCGTATTTCTACAAAAAAAGAGGTTATAAGGTAGGTTTAGTTGCAGCCGACGTTTATAGGCCTGCAGCTTACGATCAATTGTTACAGCTAGGTAATCAAATTGGTGTACAAGTATATGGAGAACCAAATAATCAGAACCCTATTGAGATAGCTAAAAAAGGAGTTGATATATTTGTAAAGAACAAAATGGATATAATCATAGTTGATACTGCAGGAAGGCATGGATATGGAGAGGAGACTAAGCTTCTAGAGGAAATGAAAGAAATGTATGATGTATTAAAGCCTGATGATGTAATCTTGGTCATAGATGCGTCCATTGGACAAAAAGCTTATGATTTAGCATCTAGATTCCATCAAGCAAGTCCAATTGGCTCTGTAATAATAACAAAGATGGATGGTACAGCAAAGGGAGGTGGGGCATTATCAGCAGTAGTTGCTACTGGAGCTACGATAAAGTTTATAGGTACTGGAGAAAAAATAGACGAACTAGAAACATTTAATGCTAAGAGATTTGTTTCTAGAATATTAGGAATGGGAGATATAGAATCAATCTTGGAGAAAGTTAAGGGATTAGAAGAGTATGACAAAATTCAAAAGAAAATGGAAGACGTTATGGAAGGTAAAGGGAAGCTAACACTTAGAGACGTTTATGCGCAAATCATAGCCTTGAGGAAAATGGGTCCCCTTTCTAAAGTACTGCAACATATTCCTGGTTTAGGAATTATGCTTCCTACTCCTAGTGAAGATCAATTGAAAATAGGAGAGGAAAAAATTAGGAGATGGTTAGCAGCCTTAAATTCTATGACATATAAGGAACTGGAAAATCCTAATATAATTGATAAGTCGAGAATGAGAAGAATAGCTGAAGGATCAGGGTTAGAGGTTGAAGAAGTAAGAGAACTTTTAGAGTGGTATAATAACATGAATAGGCTTTTGAAAATGGTAAAAAGAAGGAGGGGCAATATTGATAAACTCTTCGGAGGGAAAATCGGATAA
- a CDS encoding pseudouridylate synthase gives MINSSEGKSDNKIIEKATQILSKYPLCDSCLGRCFARLGYGLENKERGRAIKISLMLILDEKIKNHEIGDLSSIKRIMENLGPIAEKWYKLYFSSEFHSHPCYLCQNKIEDIKEDFSDKAFKLLSGLGVKSYVLGVELDEETKKKESKIIEEFTLMYYESIKHEIKREVGKTLSKRGYPPNMDNPEVEIVYRLSDLQVFIISKNIRTFYVYNRLNRNLPISSWFSKQGNEGLNTLLQRKIVFAFSEPTTVRILADYPIVIENEGRDKIDVGGYYIFKVMTVGKKELQAISAAKPTMRKYRVTVYSTSSLSDAIRVYGNIYDLYIDAKSFSELNEKLSKLKSQYEIIVLSVDLIDVKGRIKDIIENYLKSF, from the coding sequence TTGATAAACTCTTCGGAGGGAAAATCGGATAATAAAATAATTGAGAAAGCGACACAAATATTATCAAAATATCCCTTGTGTGATAGCTGTCTAGGAAGATGTTTTGCAAGATTAGGATATGGATTAGAGAATAAAGAAAGGGGTAGGGCTATCAAGATTTCGTTAATGTTAATCCTGGATGAAAAGATAAAAAATCATGAAATAGGTGACCTTAGCTCAATTAAAAGAATAATGGAGAATCTCGGACCGATAGCTGAAAAGTGGTATAAACTCTATTTCTCTTCAGAATTTCATAGCCACCCTTGCTATTTATGCCAAAATAAAATTGAAGATATAAAGGAAGATTTCTCCGATAAGGCGTTCAAGTTGTTATCTGGATTAGGTGTTAAAAGTTATGTACTTGGTGTTGAACTAGATGAGGAAACTAAGAAGAAGGAGAGTAAAATTATTGAAGAATTTACTCTAATGTACTACGAGAGTATAAAACACGAAATAAAAAGGGAAGTAGGTAAAACATTGTCGAAAAGAGGATATCCCCCAAATATGGACAACCCTGAAGTAGAGATAGTTTATAGGCTTTCTGATCTGCAAGTGTTTATTATATCTAAAAATATAAGAACCTTTTACGTTTATAATCGTCTAAATAGAAACCTACCTATATCCTCTTGGTTCTCTAAACAAGGAAATGAAGGACTGAATACTTTACTCCAGAGAAAGATCGTTTTCGCGTTTTCTGAACCCACAACAGTAAGGATCCTCGCAGATTACCCTATTGTTATAGAAAATGAGGGAAGGGATAAGATAGATGTAGGAGGATATTACATTTTCAAAGTGATGACTGTAGGAAAAAAGGAGTTACAAGCGATATCGGCTGCTAAACCAACTATGAGGAAATATAGAGTTACAGTTTATTCTACAAGTAGTCTTAGTGACGCTATAAGGGTATACGGAAATATATATGATCTCTACATAGACGCTAAATCATTTAGTGAGCTTAATGAGAAATTAAGTAAATTAAAGTCTCAATACGAAATTATAGTACTATCTGTTGATCTAATTGACGTTAAGGGGAGAATCAAAGATATAATTGAAAATTATCTAAAATCTTTTTAG
- a CDS encoding NAD(P)-dependent oxidoreductase yields the protein MKIGLIGLGIMGYRIAANLAKANKLNLVYDRTQEKIESFVKEYKVNGVQNTKDLVESSDVIITMLADDYAVKSVVEPLIPLMKGKILIDMSTISPTLSISLAKRIESNGGTMFDAPVIGTSVFVEQKKLVVLVGGPKDKFDIVNDIAKETASLVVYMGPNGMGLYSKLVNNLLLASYVAAIAEAYNFGIRAGLEPQQVVNILTTLSSARSPTTELKAPKLLKEDYSTQFATKHMRKDLEIIMREAQNLKIITPVSSLVLELYKMAEALGYSEADFISVVEVFKKLSPKT from the coding sequence ATGAAGATAGGTCTTATAGGCCTAGGTATAATGGGATATAGAATAGCAGCCAATCTAGCTAAGGCTAATAAACTTAATTTAGTGTATGATAGGACTCAGGAAAAAATTGAAAGTTTCGTTAAGGAATATAAGGTTAACGGTGTACAAAATACTAAAGATCTTGTAGAATCATCAGATGTCATAATAACTATGTTGGCTGATGACTACGCAGTGAAGTCTGTGGTTGAACCATTAATACCATTGATGAAAGGCAAAATTTTAATTGATATGAGCACTATAAGTCCGACATTAAGTATTAGCTTAGCCAAGAGGATAGAAAGCAATGGCGGTACAATGTTTGATGCTCCTGTAATAGGAACTTCAGTATTTGTTGAGCAAAAGAAATTGGTTGTATTAGTAGGCGGACCTAAGGATAAGTTTGACATAGTTAATGATATAGCTAAGGAAACAGCATCGTTAGTAGTATATATGGGCCCTAATGGTATGGGACTTTATTCCAAGCTAGTAAATAACTTGCTTTTAGCCTCTTATGTCGCAGCTATAGCTGAAGCCTATAATTTCGGAATAAGAGCTGGATTAGAGCCTCAACAAGTTGTTAATATATTAACTACATTAAGTAGTGCTAGGTCTCCAACTACTGAATTAAAAGCACCTAAATTATTGAAAGAGGACTATTCAACTCAGTTTGCAACAAAACACATGAGGAAAGATTTAGAAATTATTATGAGGGAAGCTCAGAATTTAAAGATAATTACACCGGTTTCATCATTAGTATTAGAACTGTATAAAATGGCAGAAGCATTAGGATATTCTGAGGCCGATTTCATCTCAGTTGTAGAAGTCTTCAAGAAACTCTCACCTAAAACCTAA
- a CDS encoding SDR family oxidoreductase, producing the protein MNINISGKRVLVTASTEGIGRGIAEAFLREGCNVVISSRNKDKIEKAILEMRKIGPSVWGFPADLTDFKSLEELVGYALKIMNGIDILVVNSGNPPKEPSYFFENTMEDWEYATKLYLLSAIKLTNLVYQYMKAQRWGRIFFLSSWTIKEPQRIFSLADITRAPLIQMAKLLSKELGEYNVNVNVILMGSFETEGAKRSLKKYAEKVGQPLDVIWKREVISQIPIGRTGDIKNELGSLLVFLSSDYAGYINGTSILIDGGMSRAI; encoded by the coding sequence ATGAACATCAATATTTCTGGTAAAAGAGTCCTCGTTACAGCATCCACAGAAGGCATTGGTAGGGGGATTGCAGAGGCTTTTTTAAGAGAAGGATGCAACGTTGTAATATCTTCTAGGAATAAAGATAAAATAGAAAAAGCTATTTTAGAAATGAGAAAAATAGGACCATCAGTATGGGGCTTTCCAGCAGATCTAACTGATTTTAAGTCTCTAGAGGAGTTAGTTGGCTACGCTTTAAAGATCATGAACGGAATCGACATTTTGGTTGTAAACTCTGGAAATCCTCCTAAAGAGCCTTCCTATTTTTTTGAGAACACTATGGAGGATTGGGAATATGCTACTAAACTGTATCTATTAAGTGCAATAAAACTTACAAATCTAGTATATCAATACATGAAGGCTCAAAGATGGGGTAGAATATTCTTCTTATCCTCATGGACAATCAAAGAGCCTCAACGAATATTCTCGTTAGCAGATATTACAAGAGCACCATTAATTCAGATGGCAAAACTACTTAGCAAAGAATTGGGGGAATACAACGTAAACGTTAACGTAATCTTAATGGGTAGTTTTGAAACTGAAGGAGCTAAGAGATCCTTAAAAAAATATGCAGAAAAAGTTGGTCAACCATTAGATGTTATTTGGAAGAGGGAGGTAATTTCTCAAATTCCTATTGGAAGGACTGGGGACATAAAGAATGAGTTAGGTTCTCTTTTGGTATTTTTATCATCAGACTACGCAGGATATATTAATGGGACATCAATTCTAATAGATGGTGGAATGTCAAGAGCGATTTAA
- the cren7 gene encoding chromatin protein Cren7, whose protein sequence is MSSGKKPVKVKTPAGKEAELVPEKVWALAPKGRKGVKIGLFKDPETGKYFRHKLPDDYPI, encoded by the coding sequence ATGAGTTCGGGTAAAAAACCAGTAAAAGTAAAAACACCAGCTGGTAAAGAGGCTGAATTGGTTCCAGAAAAAGTATGGGCATTAGCACCAAAGGGTAGAAAAGGTGTAAAGATAGGTTTATTTAAAGATCCAGAAACTGGGAAATACTTCAGACATAAGCTACCAGATGATTATCCAATATAA
- the pyrH gene encoding UMP kinase, translating to MNIILKISGKFFDEDNVDNLIVLRQSIKELADNGFRVGIVTGGGSTARRYIKLAREIGIGEAYLDLLGIWASRLNAYLVMFSLQDLAYMHVPQSLEEFIQDWSHGKVVVTGGFQPGQSTAAVAALVAEASSSKTLVVATNVDGVYEKDPRIYADVKLIPHLTTQDLRKILEGSQSVQAGTYELLDPLAIKIVERSKIRVIVMNYRKLNRIIDILKGEEVSSIIEPV from the coding sequence ATGAACATTATTTTAAAGATAAGTGGTAAGTTTTTTGATGAAGATAATGTAGATAATTTAATAGTGTTAAGACAGAGTATCAAAGAGCTCGCTGATAACGGTTTCAGAGTAGGTATTGTAACAGGTGGAGGTTCTACTGCTAGAAGGTATATAAAGCTAGCAAGAGAAATCGGAATAGGTGAAGCCTATTTAGATCTTTTAGGTATATGGGCGTCAAGACTTAACGCCTATTTAGTGATGTTTTCTTTGCAAGATTTAGCATATATGCACGTTCCTCAAAGTTTAGAAGAATTTATACAAGATTGGTCTCATGGAAAGGTAGTAGTTACTGGTGGATTTCAGCCTGGCCAATCAACTGCTGCTGTAGCTGCGTTAGTTGCTGAGGCATCCTCTTCAAAAACCTTAGTTGTTGCGACTAATGTGGATGGTGTCTACGAGAAAGATCCACGGATATATGCAGATGTAAAACTCATACCTCATTTAACCACTCAAGACTTACGGAAAATTTTAGAGGGTTCCCAATCTGTCCAAGCTGGTACATATGAATTATTAGATCCTCTAGCAATAAAGATAGTTGAACGTTCAAAGATAAGGGTTATAGTAATGAATTATAGAAAACTTAATAGGATAATTGACATATTAAAAGGAGAGGAGGTTTCATCAATAATAGAGCCAGTGTGA
- the lysS gene encoding homocitrate synthase, whose product MIKVGILDSTLREGEQTPGVIFTVDQRVEIAKALSDLGVSMIEAGHPAVSPDIYEGIKRIVKLKKEGIITSEIVGHSRAVKRDIEIAAELEVDRIAIFYGVSDIHLKAKHKATREEALRVIAETISYARSHGVKVRFTAEDGSRTDFDFLVTVSRTARDAGADRVSIADTVGILYPSKTKELFSALIREVPNLEYDIHAHNDLGLAVANALAAVEGGATIVHATVNGLGERVGIVPLQQIVAAIKYHFGIEVVKLDKLQYVSSLIEKYSGIPMPPNYPITGDYAFLHKAGVHVAGVLSDPRTYEFMPPETFGRTRDYTIDKYTGKHALRDKYEKLGVKISEAEMDQILAKIKSNTTIRFYRDVDLLELAEEVTGRVLKPRPPEQIEALISVKCDSNVYTTSVTRRLSVINGVKEVMEISGDYDILVKVQAKDSNELNQIIESIRATKGVRSTLTSLVLKKM is encoded by the coding sequence ATGATAAAAGTAGGTATTTTAGATTCGACGTTAAGAGAAGGAGAACAAACTCCTGGAGTAATATTTACTGTAGACCAAAGAGTAGAGATAGCTAAGGCTCTATCCGATTTAGGAGTATCTATGATAGAAGCCGGTCATCCGGCTGTATCTCCAGATATTTACGAAGGGATAAAAAGAATAGTCAAATTGAAAAAAGAGGGTATTATAACATCAGAAATTGTAGGACACAGTAGAGCCGTAAAAAGAGATATAGAAATTGCAGCAGAATTAGAGGTAGATAGGATAGCAATATTTTACGGCGTAAGTGATATACATCTAAAGGCGAAACATAAAGCAACAAGAGAAGAGGCTTTAAGGGTAATAGCTGAGACAATTAGTTACGCTAGGAGTCACGGCGTAAAAGTCAGATTTACCGCAGAAGATGGTTCAAGGACAGACTTTGACTTCTTAGTTACAGTATCGAGAACGGCTAGAGATGCAGGTGCGGATAGGGTTAGTATAGCTGATACTGTAGGCATATTATATCCATCAAAAACCAAGGAATTATTTAGCGCGTTAATAAGGGAAGTTCCAAACTTGGAGTATGATATTCACGCTCACAATGACTTAGGTCTAGCAGTAGCAAATGCATTGGCTGCAGTAGAAGGTGGAGCTACGATTGTTCATGCAACGGTTAATGGGCTTGGAGAGAGGGTTGGTATAGTACCTTTGCAACAAATCGTAGCAGCTATTAAGTATCATTTTGGTATAGAAGTAGTTAAACTAGATAAATTACAGTACGTTTCCAGTTTAATTGAAAAGTACAGTGGAATTCCGATGCCACCTAATTATCCCATAACTGGGGATTACGCTTTTTTGCATAAGGCAGGAGTTCATGTTGCGGGTGTGTTGAGTGATCCTAGAACATATGAATTTATGCCTCCAGAGACGTTTGGTAGAACAAGAGATTACACTATTGATAAATATACAGGAAAGCATGCGTTAAGAGATAAATATGAAAAACTAGGTGTGAAAATCAGTGAGGCTGAAATGGATCAGATTTTAGCTAAAATTAAGTCAAATACGACTATAAGATTTTACAGAGATGTGGATTTACTAGAGTTAGCTGAAGAAGTTACCGGAAGAGTTTTGAAGCCAAGACCACCTGAGCAAATAGAAGCGTTAATTTCAGTTAAGTGTGATTCTAACGTTTATACCACATCAGTAACTCGTCGTTTATCAGTTATTAATGGCGTTAAAGAGGTTATGGAAATTTCAGGAGATTATGACATACTGGTCAAGGTTCAAGCTAAGGACTCTAATGAATTAAACCAGATAATCGAAAGTATAAGAGCAACTAAAGGTGTGAGATCAACATTAACATCATTAGTCCTTAAGAAAATGTAA
- the rpiA gene encoding ribose 5-phosphate isomerase A codes for MDPKELLATYTLNYLRGKKIIGVGTGKTVKKLIEVLSSEENLKESSLFVASSIDTEIELSKRGFKVLSLFSAIQPEIYVDSFDIVTKDGIMIKGGGGALLREKLLAYFSKYRIFIGESTKLKDTKVIDIPIEVISVGVSYVKYKLEKMGFTVKIREGSGKMGPIISDNGNVILDVSVKTENLCEFDRMIKNIPSIVETGIFCKELYNKIILANEQGRIEEMDAGDGI; via the coding sequence GTGGATCCAAAGGAATTACTAGCAACGTATACTTTGAACTATCTAAGAGGAAAAAAGATAATAGGCGTTGGTACTGGAAAAACTGTTAAGAAATTGATAGAAGTTTTAAGTAGTGAAGAAAATCTTAAAGAAAGCTCATTATTTGTTGCGAGCTCTATCGATACTGAAATCGAATTAAGTAAGCGCGGTTTTAAAGTACTTTCCCTTTTCTCCGCTATTCAACCAGAAATTTACGTCGATAGCTTCGATATAGTTACCAAAGACGGTATTATGATAAAGGGTGGAGGAGGTGCCTTGCTTAGGGAAAAACTTTTGGCATACTTTTCTAAATACAGAATTTTTATAGGAGAATCTACTAAACTAAAAGACACTAAAGTGATTGATATTCCAATTGAGGTCATAAGCGTTGGAGTAAGTTATGTCAAATACAAATTAGAGAAAATGGGATTTACCGTGAAAATAAGGGAGGGAAGCGGTAAAATGGGGCCAATTATTTCAGATAATGGAAATGTGATTTTGGACGTTTCTGTTAAAACTGAAAATCTATGCGAGTTTGACAGAATGATAAAGAATATACCATCAATAGTAGAAACTGGAATTTTCTGCAAGGAATTATATAATAAGATCATATTGGCTAATGAACAAGGTAGAATTGAAGAAATGGATGCGGGGGACGGGATTTGA
- a CDS encoding YidH family protein produces MSNSDHLANERTLLAWIRTGIALIGFGFVIAKFVLFLHILKPTSTTQSISVIYGEVMIILGVITILYGLYAYLAYEKDLERVALYGFLLLLNSFLIPPTS; encoded by the coding sequence ATGTCAAACTCAGATCATTTAGCAAATGAAAGAACCTTATTAGCGTGGATAAGGACTGGGATTGCCCTAATAGGTTTCGGTTTTGTCATAGCTAAATTCGTACTCTTTTTACATATCCTAAAGCCGACCAGTACTACTCAATCTATATCAGTAATTTACGGTGAGGTTATGATAATTTTAGGTGTAATAACGATACTTTATGGTTTATATGCTTATTTAGCTTACGAAAAGGATTTAGAGAGAGTAGCACTTTACGGTTTTCTCCTCCTCTTGAACAGTTTTTTGATCCCACCCACCTCGTGA